A part of Kineosporia sp. NBRC 101731 genomic DNA contains:
- a CDS encoding cytochrome P450: MTQLEASEATSRSAVLRITPEVKAHAPQVFSELRALGPVHRVQLGSGIDVWGVFSYEEAREALTHPALLHDVTPAEALLAEAGITSHKVGVGLGGSMLQLDPPDHTRLRRLVAPAFSPRRTQLLARRVQEITDGLLDAMAGRREVDLVESFTAPLPITVICELLGVPEGERDDFRRWTSDFLSPPSEQQRAGGLSLNRYVSGLVDRKRAAPADDLLSDLTAQSSAQDGRLSQDELVATASLLVIAGHDTTVNLMGNALVALFRHPDQARLLRERPELVEPAVEEFLRLDSSVEVATMRYAAQDLELGGAQIRRGDVVAVYLAQASRDAPQGAGDPAALDVTRPGARHLSFGHGIHHCLGAPLARMEASTAIGALLHRFPDLRLAVPVDEVRWIPAGMMRGPLSLPVLLMPE, encoded by the coding sequence ATGACTCAGCTCGAAGCCAGTGAAGCCACATCCCGCAGTGCCGTTCTCCGCATCACGCCCGAGGTCAAAGCCCATGCCCCGCAGGTTTTCAGCGAACTGAGAGCGCTCGGCCCGGTACACCGCGTGCAGCTCGGCTCGGGCATCGACGTCTGGGGCGTGTTCTCCTACGAGGAGGCTCGCGAGGCCCTGACCCACCCGGCCCTGCTGCACGACGTCACCCCGGCCGAGGCCCTGCTGGCCGAGGCCGGGATCACCTCGCACAAGGTCGGGGTCGGGCTGGGCGGCTCGATGCTGCAGCTGGATCCGCCTGACCACACCCGGTTGCGCCGGCTGGTGGCGCCCGCTTTCAGCCCCCGCCGCACCCAGTTGCTGGCCCGGCGGGTTCAGGAGATCACCGACGGGCTGCTGGACGCCATGGCCGGCCGGCGCGAGGTGGACCTGGTGGAGTCGTTCACCGCGCCCCTGCCCATCACCGTGATCTGTGAGCTGCTGGGGGTGCCGGAGGGGGAGCGCGACGATTTCCGCCGGTGGACGAGCGACTTCCTCAGCCCGCCCTCGGAGCAGCAGCGGGCCGGCGGCCTGAGCCTCAACCGGTACGTGTCCGGCCTGGTGGACCGCAAGCGCGCCGCACCCGCCGACGACCTGCTCTCGGACCTGACCGCCCAGTCGAGTGCCCAGGACGGTCGCCTGTCGCAGGACGAGCTGGTCGCCACGGCCTCCCTTCTCGTGATCGCCGGGCACGACACCACGGTGAACCTGATGGGCAACGCCCTGGTGGCGCTCTTCCGGCACCCCGACCAGGCCCGGCTGCTGCGCGAGCGGCCGGAGCTGGTCGAGCCCGCGGTGGAGGAGTTCCTGCGGCTGGACTCGTCCGTGGAGGTCGCGACGATGCGGTACGCGGCGCAGGACCTGGAGCTGGGCGGGGCGCAGATCCGGCGCGGTGACGTGGTCGCCGTCTACCTGGCGCAGGCGAGCCGCGACGCTCCGCAGGGTGCGGGCGACCCGGCCGCGCTGGACGTCACCCGCCCCGGTGCCCGGCACCTCTCGTTCGGGCACGGCATCCACCACTGCCTCGGGGCGCCCCTGGCCCGGATGGAGGCCTCGACGGCGATCGGCGCCCTGCTGCACCGGTTCCCCGATCTGCGTCTGGCGGTCCCGGTGGACGAGGTGCGCTGGATCCCGGCCGGCATGATGCGAGGTCCTCTGAGCCTGCCGGTGCTGTTGATGCCCGAGTGA
- a CDS encoding MFS transporter translates to MDRYGLRTVMGLLMVAQAMFWGLASFLPFPVLPAVAFLGGLTTLPAFIVIRPALANRVTEEHRHTAYAADAITTDIAYMSGPALGILLASATSPRAAFLSMGALLLTAGTAYLLIDPPLRAARPAGGRRETIDRPMAHTLHDVRTRDDRRGGDLGDEFRGRGHRDPAAAGRAALELAAAGGGRKCLGDRQIRLRRLAQPAVGVHRHGRAGPAVPIGLAGTWYWLCLFALPANLLVAPALSASADAISRITPDNSKGVAMGSYANAVLAGSVIGSPRGRGTARSRRPGRVVRRVRGDHPRPQWSPPARRSPVGHLKM, encoded by the coding sequence CTGGACCGGTACGGCCTACGCACGGTCATGGGCCTGCTCATGGTGGCCCAGGCAATGTTCTGGGGCCTGGCCTCTTTCCTGCCGTTCCCGGTACTGCCGGCCGTGGCCTTCCTCGGCGGCCTGACCACGCTGCCCGCCTTCATCGTGATCCGTCCGGCCCTGGCGAACCGGGTCACCGAAGAGCACCGGCACACGGCCTACGCCGCCGACGCGATCACCACCGACATCGCCTACATGTCCGGCCCCGCACTCGGCATCCTGCTCGCCTCGGCCACCTCTCCCCGGGCGGCGTTCCTGTCGATGGGCGCGCTCTTACTGACGGCCGGGACCGCCTACCTGCTGATCGACCCGCCGTTGCGAGCGGCCCGCCCGGCCGGGGGACGCCGCGAAACCATCGACCGGCCAATGGCTCACACCCTCCATGATGTGCGCACTAGGGACGACCGTCGCGGCGGCGATCTCGGTGATGAGTTTCGAGGTCGCGGCCATCGGGACCCTGCCGCAGCAGGGCGAGCTGCGCTGGAGCTGGCTGCTGCTGGTGGGGGCCGGAAGTGCCTCGGTGATCGGCAGATTCGTCTACGGCGGCTTGCGCAACCCGCCGTCGGTGTTCACCGTCACGGCCGGGCTGGGCCTGCTGTGCCGATCGGCCTGGCCGGCACCTGGTACTGGCTGTGCCTGTTCGCGCTGCCTGCCAACCTTCTCGTCGCCCCCGCCCTGTCGGCGAGCGCCGACGCCATCAGCCGCATCACCCCCGATAACAGCAAGGGCGTGGCCATGGGCAGCTACGCCAACGCCGTCCTGGCCGGCAGCGTCATCGGCTCCCCCCGTGGCCGGGGCACTGCTCGATCACGGCGGCCCGGCCGTGTCGTTCGCCGTGTTCGGGGCGATCACCCTCGTCCTCAGTGGTCTCCTCCGGCTCGGCGATCTCCGGTCGGTCACCTGAAAATGTAG
- a CDS encoding SDR family NAD(P)-dependent oxidoreductase, whose amino-acid sequence MSEFLNGKVVIVTGASSGIGEATARLLHEAGAHPVLAARRADRLETLSKELDGTLAVATDVTVPEQVQALVQATIDRYGRVDALVNNAGAGAAHPIDGIEPAAFLDMLNLNVVSVVTTIQAVLPHMRAAGGGRIVNVSSGSTLRPMAGNAIYPASKTAVNWLSQVARMELEGDNIQVTLLLPSVTDTEFFDGSEFPAGVVPHSAEYAGRVVLRALRTGEERIEIPFGPEQPDFPEKG is encoded by the coding sequence ATGAGCGAATTCCTGAACGGCAAGGTCGTCATCGTCACCGGAGCCTCCTCCGGCATCGGCGAGGCGACGGCCCGGCTCCTGCACGAGGCCGGGGCCCATCCCGTCCTGGCCGCCCGCCGCGCCGACCGGCTCGAGACCCTGAGCAAGGAACTGGACGGAACGCTGGCCGTCGCCACCGACGTGACCGTCCCGGAACAGGTCCAGGCGCTCGTGCAGGCCACGATCGACCGGTACGGACGCGTGGACGCCCTGGTCAACAACGCCGGCGCCGGCGCCGCCCACCCCATCGACGGCATCGAGCCGGCGGCCTTCCTGGACATGCTGAACCTGAACGTGGTGAGCGTCGTGACCACCATTCAGGCCGTGCTGCCGCACATGAGAGCAGCCGGCGGCGGGCGCATCGTCAACGTCAGCTCAGGCTCCACACTGAGGCCGATGGCGGGCAACGCGATCTACCCCGCCTCCAAGACCGCGGTGAACTGGCTGAGCCAGGTGGCCCGGATGGAGCTGGAAGGAGACAACATTCAGGTCACCCTGCTGCTACCTTCGGTCACGGACACCGAATTCTTCGACGGGAGCGAGTTTCCGGCCGGCGTGGTGCCGCACTCGGCCGAATACGCAGGCCGGGTGGTCCTTCGGGCCCTGCGCACCGGCGAGGAGCGCATCGAGATCCCGTTCGGCCCCGAGCAGCCCGACTTTCCCGAGAAAGGCTGA